The following proteins are co-located in the Phyllostomus discolor isolate MPI-MPIP mPhyDis1 chromosome 1, mPhyDis1.pri.v3, whole genome shotgun sequence genome:
- the TERB2 gene encoding telomere repeats-binding bouquet formation protein 2, whose protein sequence is MFQGQRGWFCRSVSQDLRQFWVAEGGTISDVRAADFLFSCDASHPDTLRIYQSLDYTDDNATVFHAYYLSAVAKAEAKNSVALGHFLLPPACLQEEIRRKIGSFIWEQDQHFLTEKHDEVTTNEINAHKESSELATDHKRELSKSTRKDFIRTPIAEKQMYFPLQNYPVNNMVTDYISIDAMKKFLGELHDFIPGSSGYLAYHVQNEINLSSIKNKLKRKC, encoded by the exons ATGTTTCAAGGACAGCGGGGTTGGTTCTGCCGCAGCGTCAGCCAGGACCTGAGGCAATTCTGGG TGGCCGAAGGGGGGACGATCAGTGACGTGAGGGCTGCTGACTTCTTGTTCAGCTGTGATGCTTCCCACCCAGACACGCTGAG aaTATATCAGAGCCTCGATTACACAGATGATAATGCTACAGTTTTTCATGCCTACTATCTCTCTGCAGTAGCTAAAGCTGAAGCTAAAAATTCGGTGGCTTTAGGTCATTTCCTGCTTCCTCCTGCATGCCTACAAGAAG aaataagaagaaaaattggtAGCTTTATTTGGGAACAAGACCAACATTTTCTGACAGAAAAG CATGATGAAGtaacaacaaatgaaataaatgccCATAAGGAAAGCAGTGAACTAGCCACAGATCACAAAAGGGAATTATCCAAAAG CACAAGAAAGGATTTTATAAGGACTCCAATTGCAGAAAAGCAGATGTACTTCCCTCTTCAGAATTATCCAGTGAACAACATGGTAACag aCTATATATCTATTGATGCCATGAAGAAATTCCTTGGGGAGCTACATGACTTTATTCCTGGAAGTTCAGGATATTTGGCATACCATgttcaaaatgaaattaatttgtcttctataaaaaataagttgaagaGGAAATGTTAA